The Streptomyces sp. NBC_01275 genome has a segment encoding these proteins:
- a CDS encoding PadR family transcriptional regulator: protein MLELSILGFLAAGPLPGHELRRRITHLTGYSRPVSDGTLYPAINRLTKAGLIQRRPAPEAGGGRYVLNLTDTGREDMLRRLREPAEHELTDFPRWFTILAFLSLLPDVADQHAVLRRRLAFLEESASFFYDGETPLRADEVADPYRRGMLLTARATSQAERTWIRESLGQDTPEPGPTRDPHDSSPLDASAS, encoded by the coding sequence ATGCTGGAACTCTCCATACTCGGCTTCCTGGCCGCAGGCCCCCTTCCCGGACACGAGCTGCGCCGCCGCATCACGCACCTCACCGGATACAGCCGACCGGTCAGCGACGGCACCCTCTACCCGGCGATCAACCGCCTGACCAAGGCCGGACTGATTCAGCGGCGACCCGCTCCTGAAGCAGGAGGCGGCCGGTATGTGCTGAACCTGACCGACACGGGCCGCGAGGACATGCTCCGGCGGCTGCGCGAGCCGGCCGAGCACGAACTCACCGACTTCCCCCGCTGGTTCACGATCCTGGCCTTCCTCTCCCTGCTCCCGGACGTGGCCGACCAGCACGCGGTGCTCAGGCGCCGGCTCGCCTTCCTGGAGGAATCGGCGAGCTTCTTCTACGACGGAGAGACGCCGCTGCGCGCCGATGAGGTCGCAGACCCCTACCGGCGCGGCATGCTGCTCACCGCCCGCGCCACCAGCCAGGCCGAACGAACCTGGATCCGCGAGTCCCTCGGCCAGGACACCCCCGAGCCCGGCCCCACGCGCGACCCACACGACTCCTCCCCGCTCGACGCATCGGCGAGCTGA
- a CDS encoding ester cyclase gives MVLPFASDTTTQTESQRQMSPESVESVMKRFVEFINTADEDLAREVIDPDAVFHAPSHAEPLRGPEGYLEIIAMMRSAFPDVRWTLEESIAEGSTVAARFTMRGTHEGEFFGIPATGKKIAVQAMNFYYLADGRIVKERGQPDLLGLMQQIGAVPAP, from the coding sequence ATGGTCCTGCCGTTCGCTTCGGACACCACCACGCAGACAGAGAGCCAGAGGCAAATGTCACCGGAATCCGTTGAATCAGTGATGAAGCGCTTCGTCGAGTTCATCAACACAGCCGACGAGGACCTTGCCCGGGAGGTCATCGACCCCGACGCGGTGTTCCACGCACCCAGTCACGCTGAACCGCTGCGGGGTCCTGAGGGCTACCTGGAAATCATCGCGATGATGCGCAGCGCATTCCCCGACGTCCGGTGGACGCTGGAGGAGAGCATCGCCGAAGGCAGCACGGTGGCCGCACGGTTCACCATGCGCGGCACTCACGAAGGCGAGTTCTTCGGCATCCCTGCCACCGGCAAAAAGATCGCGGTCCAGGCCATGAACTTCTACTACCTGGCCGATGGACGCATCGTCAAAGAGCGGGGTCAGCCCGATCTCCTCGGCCTCATGCAGCAGATCGGCGCCGTACCGGCGCCGTGA